Proteins co-encoded in one Marmota flaviventris isolate mMarFla1 chromosome 9, mMarFla1.hap1, whole genome shotgun sequence genomic window:
- the Chordc1 gene encoding cysteine and histidine-rich domain-containing protein 1 has translation MALLCYNRGCGQRFDPENNSDDACTYHPGVPVFHDALKGWSCCKRRTTDFSDFLSIVGCTKGRHNSEKPPEPVKPEVKTTEKKELSELKPKFQEHIIQAPKPVEAIKRPSPDEPMTNLELKISASLKQALDKLKLSSGNEEDKKEDDSDEIKIGTSCKNGGCSKTYQGLQSLEEVCVYHSGVPIFHEGMKYWSCCRRKTSDFNTFLAQEGCTTGKHVWTKKDAGKKVVPCRHDWHQTGGEVTISVYAKNSLPELSRVEANSTLLNVHIVFEGEKEFHQNVKLWGVIDVKRSYVTMTATKIEITMRKAEPMQWASLELPTTKKQEKQKEDITD, from the exons ATGGCCCTGCTATGCTATAATCGGGGCTGCGGCCAGCGCTTCGACCCCGAGAACAATTCGGATG ATGCTTGCACATACCACCCAGGTGTTCCAGTCTTTCATGATGCATTAAAG GGTTGGTCTTGCTGTAAGAGAAGAACTactgatttttctgatttcttaagCATTGTG GGCTGTACAAAAGGTAGACATAATAGTGAGAAGCCACCTGAGCCGGTCAAGCCTGAAGTCAAGACTACTGAAAAGAAAGAACTATCTGAATTGAAACCCAAATTTCAGGAGCACATAATTCAAGCCCCTAAGCCAGTAGAAGCGATAAAAAGGCCAAG CCCAGATGAACCCATGACaaatttggaattaaaaatatctgCCTCCCTAAAACAAGCACTTGATAAACTTAAACTATCATCTGGGAATGAAGAAGATAAGAAAG aagATGACAGTGATGAAATTAAGATTGGGACCTCATGTAAAAATGGAGGGTGTTCAAAG acATATCAGGGTCTACAGAGTCTAGAAGAAGTTTGTGTATATCATTCTGGAGTACCTATTTTCCATGAGGG gatgaaatattggAGCTGTTGTAGAAGGAAAACCTCTGACTTTAATACATTCTTAGCCCAAGAAGGCTGTACAACAGGGAAACACGTGTGGACTAAAAAGGATGCT GGGAAAAAAGTTGTTCCATGTAGACATGACTGGCATCAGACTGGAGGTGAAGTCACCATTTCAGTATATGCTAAAAATTCACTTCCAGAACTTAGTCGAGTAGAAGCTAATAGTACATTG ttaaatgtaCACATTGTATTTGAAGGAGAGaaggaatttcatcaaaatgtcAAATTATGGGGT GTGATTGATGTAAAACGAAGCTATGTGACTATGACTGCAACAAAGATTGAGATCACCATGAGAAAAGCTGAGCCTATGCAGTGGGCAAGCCTTGAACTACCTACAACcaaaaagcaggaaaaacaaaaagaagatatTACAGATTGA